One Thamnophis elegans isolate rThaEle1 chromosome 2, rThaEle1.pri, whole genome shotgun sequence genomic window, ATACTACTGAAAGTCATCCTCCAAGGACTTTTGTTGAAAAAAGACTGTCTGTAATGGCTCCTCtactaacttgagaaagtaaagactcttgaaatggattatttcaaaaggaacctttaatcaagcaggatggaaaccattagaagcaaaataacatctgaaaacctttaggccatgcaaatgggattaagctgataatgacccctccactttgtccgaatgcagattctgaccaaaaCACAAATGTGAaaatgcttccttaactcttctgccctgggagtcaataaagcacacgttcccatggctatctctagttagacatcaaagttatatatcccacatggctaccataaacatccctccggagatgttgggaccttcagtctcctggtgacaggaaaccagttgtaaagttgtaaaactcagttgtttcagatgtagctaatgatttaactccgaggctcccctcctcccaattgaatggcaatatcacttttagggatctgatgCTGTCTTTACAAATATTGAAAAACAAATATTGATAACCCAGGACTGGAGATTTTGTTGAATtcccaaaaaggaaaggaaaggaaaggaaagaaaagaaaacattaaatattgaaatatctGAATTGAAATTTGACAGTCTTTCAATAATTTTGCGAGATTATATTCACCAGAGTGTTTTCCTTGTGAAAAATCGATACTACTTTCTAATTTTAATTGACCTTTCCTGCAGGTCTCATGGATTGTGAGAACGGGACAGATATCAAAGATTTTGTTCTTCTGGATTTTTCTACCAAGCCTAGAGAccagttcctcttcttcctcctcttattgCTCATGTACAGTGCTGGACTTCTGGGCAATGTTATAATGTTTCTTCTAATCACCTTGGATGCACGACTCCAAACCCCCATGTATTTCCTGGTCCGTAGCCTTTCAGTCATTGATGTTGGCTTCATGTCAGTCACAATACCACAGATGCTGGTTTGTCTGATAACTAGTTCCAGGACCATCCCCTTCTATTCCTGCATGGCCCAGTTCTTCTTCCTCTATGTATTTGGTATCACTGATCACCTACTTGTGAGTGTCATGGCCCTGGATCGCTATGTAGCCATTTGTAATCCTCTCCACTATGTCTCAGTGATGAACCAAAAGGTTTGTGGGAATTTAGTGGCTGGGTGTTGTATCATTTCTACCTTACACTCCATGCTGCATGCCGGCCTGCTCCTGCGTCTCAGTTATCGAGGGAAAAATCACCTGGCCCATTACTTTTGTGATCACCAGCCCTTGCTGCAGCTCTCCTGCTCAGACACCAGTGTCAACGAGGCAGCCATCTTCTTTGAAGGTGGACTCATCATTTTTGGGCCTTTAGTTTTCATCATTCTCACCTACATTCTCATTGTGGCAAATATAATGAGGTTCACTTCTTCAGGGAGGCGCAAAGCTTTCTCTACCTGTGGGTCCCATCTCACTTTGGTGGTTCTTTTTTATGGGGCCATCATTGCGGTCTATTTCTCACCCACCTCAAGGTATTCTTCACAGCGAGGGTCAGTTTTTGCTCTAGTGTACACAGTCATCATCCCAATGTCCAACCCCTATATCTACAGCCTCAGGAATAAAGAAGTGAAAGGGGCAATGAGAAACCTCTTGGGAAAGGGGTCCTTGTTTCCTCCAAACTGATAGTGAAATCTTGGCTCTGCCATTTAGCTGCCTTCCAGCTGGCTTGAAGTAAgaataagtttaagtttaagttttattttatttatatgccgccctattcccaaaaagggactcagggcggtgaacaacttaaatgggaaagggaaacatacaagtacaaaatagacatttaaaatgaccaacaaccacacctgtcgagaggggaagggaactcatcaaccccaggcctgccgacacagccaggttttaacggcttttcggaaagcagggagggaggtgagggtccgaatctccgtggggagttcgttccaaagggccggagctgcaatagagaaggccctcccccgggtcgtagccagatggcattggctagtggatggaacccggaggaggccgaccctgtgcgatctaatgggtctttggaaggtaattggcagcaggcagtctctcaagtacccaggtccaataccatgaagggctttataagtgataactagcaccttgaagcatatccggagaccgattggaagccagtgcagctcgtggaggttaggtgtaacgtgggtgtattgaggtacacccacaatcactcgcgcggccgcattctagaccagttgaagtctccgaatgcccTTCAAGGGcttccccatgtagagcgcattgaagtagtccagtcttgagaatAAGGGGAAGGGCTGCCTGTGCTGATGGAACATATTCTTTGCATACAAATGGTCTCAGATTTCATACCTGGCCTCTCTTGGCAACCACAATGTAGTTGAGGAATCATAAAGTGTGAGCTTAATTCTGGGCCCTTTCAAAAGGGGTAATAGGGCAACTTGTCCCAGGCTTCACACATGAATGGAGGCTCACCcgaaatataaatatttgaaacAATGAGTTAGATCCAACATTTTGAAGAGATGAAAACTGATTGTTTAATGTTTAGGAGGAGCTAGCCCTTGCTGAGTTTCACAAAGGGCCTCAGTTAATTATTTTGAGGGGAGACTGTTTCAAGAACATCATGAATTTACTTCTTTGGCAGAAGATGACTTGGCCTTGTATTTCCTAAAAGCATGTCCAAAAACAATCCGGTTGTCCATTCAGACCCTGCATGCCATGTTAGTGTGTTTGGTGatgattggggggaaaaaaatcttcctccATCACTTACAGTTCTTGATATTATTTACTCCAAACAATGATGTCCCCAGTTAAGAAGCTGATGGAGAGAACCTGGCACACAAACTGGGAAATGGTATGTTTAGCCTTAGACAGAAACTGCTTTCATTCAGGACAACATGGTCACATTCCCCAAGACTGTTCCCTTTGGCCTTGAACACACAGCTTCTGATAGACAGcagatttccttcccttcccttctttttttttcaatatcaaGAAAATAGTGGAAAACTGATTTCCAAGTAAAAATAGAGCTAGGcacttttttctttaatcaaagcaatcaattttgccatctctgccaactccattaACTTCACTATCCATCATTGCCTTGTTGAGTTCTTCCATCTCTGTGCATAGAGAAATATTGCTGCTGTCTGTTCCTTATAAGAATAAAAGCTCCATGATGTTTTTTCCCTATTTTGTTTGTCCATCAAACCTAGGAGAAAAATCTCTAGTTTCAATTGTACTCTAGTTTCATCTTAGTTTAAAAGTCCTCTAAATTAAAATACATATCTGATTCCAATGTTTCTTAGGTTTCTTGTATGTCCACCAAAGATGATGAAAAGTACCTTCAggttgattacatttccaacatatgCTTGCAAAACCTTTATAAATTTTTGAGAATTTATCAGGTGTTAAGTACCAATGATACGACGTCTTAAAAATCAGCTTTCTTTCAAGTTATAATTCAGTGTACATTTCAATTCTTTACTCCTCATATTCTCCCATTGGTCAAACATTATACAAAACACTACTTTTGATGGGGACACACACAAAAAGGACCACGGTTGCCTTTGCAGACAGTTAAAAATGGATTGAGAATGACATTGTGTATTCCTATCCTTGAGAAACAATGATACGTCTCTCCATCCTGGAAGCAGGATATGTGAATGAGCCATTATGTATAATAACATGATGTATGTCCATCATGTTCGAAGAGGATCTTGACATCTAACAAGTTGTGGGCTGTTCATAATATGTCTGCAGATGGCTGGTAAGGCCTTTACGagcatgaataataataatataaaagcaCTTCAGAAAAAGGCCTCCGATATGCTTTACAATGTCACTCATCCAGTGCTGATCCATAACTTCATTTGATAATTTGATATTTCAACTGAGCTGAATTAACTGAACTTAAGTGAAAACACAACAAGCGGTGCGATGGCCTAGAGGGGAAGATGCTTTCTTCCCATTCAGAAGGTTGAGActtcaatcctaggcagtggcagatgtttctctaccAGGACGCAAAGATGAAATACCTGCTGTGCATTCcatataggcatcaggaagggcacctGGCCCCAACTCCACGCCGAAACAAGCGGACTTGCAAGGCAGTGGGATGCACATGAGTGAAGAAAATGGCAGTGACGGCAGCTGCTTTTTCAAAGACCAGAGGACTTTTTAGCGGACTGCAGCCAGCCACCTGCCTCTTTGAGAGCCAGTATGCAAAGAGGCGGTGCAAGTGAGCAGTGACTGGATGGGTGGGGTGAGCATCTGGCGACAGGGGGATCGGTTgaggggcatggccaactggccATCTCTAccggttcaccaaactgggcaaaatttctgccactggttcgggcgaaccggtgcaaaccggctgaataccacctcttgttCCATGTCAGAATCCTACAACAAAACTcagtggggaaggcagcaggaagttggaagtcactccTGCTCCCAGTGCTTTTCCTCCCACCCTTggccattctgtttctctgtttaagtaaggaaatatctctaaaGCAATGACCAAACCGAGCATGGGTTGTATTAAAActataaacattttttatttatctgtAAAATTTATTATTGCCCAGCTTGTCACACAGTAACTCTGGGCAGGTTACATTAAAAACCTGGCACCAAGCATCCCTCAAGATTTGCCTCATTTCATCTCTAGCCAATGTGAAGAAACTGAAGCTGACATTAGCTGTACAGTTAAAGAAATATCATCCACTTTATCCTGACACCATTTGAGGCCAATCTCAAAGAATGTAAAATCTGTTATTTTGGAGGGAAGTCAGATGATGGGCACTGACTCAGAACAGAGGCAGGTGAAAGATTATCAGTGGACACAGCAAATTTATGTCATTTTTTTGCTGAATCATGAATAGCTAGATAGCCCTGTAATGTGATAATGGGGAGAGCCTAAGAGATTGTTTGGAAACAATTAGGGGCGGGgaatttttggtgggtgggggggtgtttggggattgtcatgtgtgaTGGGCCTGGTCTCtaggtgttatgtgaatttcgttgtatggctatactgtgtatatatgtacaatgacaataaagtaaaataaaaaagaccTAACTCAGTGTTTTTCCACTCTGGTGAAACTCAAAATGAGTTTGCAATGGAATATCAATAGGAAAAGGGAGATTCATTGTCCAAGGTAGAGAGCTCGACAGTttaggtcagtggttctcaacctgaggTTCATGGACCTCTGAGAAGCTGCAATATTGACACAGAGGGTCTGCAAAGGCTTGAATTGTtaagatttaaatcttgagttaagtcttaaGGGATTCATAGCAGTGGTGGTTTTCTACCAGTCCGCACCGGTTCGTGCAAACCGGTTGGTCCGGTgtacccggaagtaacttccgggaatgctgGCACCAGCCCTGTCACTCGATATCGCCCTTGCCGTCCCATCGCAGCTGGCTCGCTTCATCGCCCGTCTGTACTAAACTAGGCTAGCCCAGCCCGACGGTCACTAATTGGCTGGagactggagtccagccaatcagtgagcaggctggagGCGACCTGTTTAAAAGCGAGGCGCCAGTGGCCAACACTCTTCTCTCTCATTCCCGAGCTGATTGGTCCTCCCTtcgcttcgccttccaggagcttgctgcttccctcaggtaagcaactaagcgcgAGGGGGGCGGCAAGACTCAGGAGGGAGGATAGCTTACGCCAGCTCACGAAAACTGCGAGCTGGTGTACGCCGTGTGGCCGAAAGCAGGTGGGCAGCAGTGCTTGCGTACGCCATGTGGCTGAAGGCGGGTGGGCGGTGGCGGCCTAACTTTtgtgagggaaggcctccaggaaggctggtggtggcagcggcagcagcaataggccttccctagcgaaagGCACAGGCTGGTGGCAGCGGTAGTAGCAGCGGTGGCAGCCTAGCAAAAGGCATGGGCTGGCAGCAGTAGCAGTAGCGGCAGTAGCGGTGGTAGCGGTGGTAACAGCAGTAGCAGCGGTAGTGGCACCAGCggcctagcttttgcaagggaaggccttcaggccttccttaGCAAAAGGCGCGGGCTGGCAGCAGCGGCAGTAGCGGCAGTAGTGATGGTAGCGgcctagctttcacaagggaaggccttccctagtgaAAGCCGCGTCCTGGCATCAGCGGCATCAGCGGTAGCGGCTGCGGTGGCCTAGCTTTCGTAAgagaaggcctgaaggccttccctagcgaaagcTGTGGGCTGGCGTACACCACGCGGCCAaaagccccctgcccccccctccagacttgcctggctggctaagccttcCAGGTGACCTGCTTACTGACAACCctggccttgtccctccagtccagtgtcttacctgttcctgctgcctctctgcctgcctgctccctgttgcttccatccatcgcatcggagtcgGATCCATCACAttggagtgctgctgattctgcctactggtaagtgacccaggtttttttcttttattttttaatgtacattaaaataatattttatttattgtgcatagaattttttaaaatagttttacttaaaagtattgagtatagaatattttaaaatgttttacttcaatttagcaatagcaatagcaatagcaatagcaatagtagttagacatataccgcttcatagggctttcagccctctctaagtggtttacagagtcagcatattgtccccacagtctggatcctcattttactcacctcggaaggatggaaggctgagtcaaccttgagccggtgagatttgaaccaccgaactgcagcttacagtcagctgaagtggcctgcagtactgcactctaaccactgtgccacctcagctctaattatgtgtagtttgaaatggttacagtacaaattattgctggtggaataatggttacagtatactattgcTGGTataataccttaaaatagttacagtataaattattgctggtggaatacttaacaatggtttttaaggattttttttaatttatggaatatctttttttaaaattatttttagggaatttttattttttaattgttcctaacatatatttactacaagaaatgttattcctttttgcaaatgttttctttgtgatgcaatatgtttcttttaagtgtgcaggttggtgcatggtttatgtgtctcaaagtggctgcttttctatgggcaggccaggttagtgcaaggcagctttgccagattttgtgtgtttcaccctcattgtttaggtaattgtgaggtggctgctggttctgtgagtttcctggcactgtcctttatactttcccacaatgccttgatggtttttattccagtggctttgtctttcctgtccttagggttagggaaaaactggtttcatttgcagtctttgggagggattcttattttttggtgttttcctggcactgtcatagtttgtgtgggtgtgggtgtgggtgtgtaatgtcccgcagttatctacacattaataatgatctagtaatatttccttatacattttagggacctttctttacattatttgtgttttctttcatacttttggatttctaatttctgtttcccttagttagcaattgctaaaacaaatcccacgtgaaaaagtattcaaagccttcttgatttcaattgtcaatttatttatccctgcacattgtaatatttattcattttcatatctctgtttttccactgttgtgcaaacacaattccagcagctgctaacatgtgtaaaattaaatatattttgtactccctttcaaatagccaacaaaatatttctggttttaattccatatcttgctttaccattgcttctaaccactaacttctgaatagctacttggaccgacctaggtggtgtgcagaagaccggcaaaccAGTGATCATTCCTCTGTaaatagctgtctttattgctgggtgtgctctgtgctgggttcatccttgagaaagtaaagtcttgctttctgtgtctctcctttgtgcaggttattggagcaaggtagTGAGGTGGtagtgcagaagaccagcaaggcagtaattttccctctgtaagtagctgtctttattgttttgtgtgctggtttcatcccaatgatggcaatgaagagttcatttctgtgtctcttctttgtacagcccattcattggagtcagtgatactgaagactggcaagaacagtcatcctcctgctgtaagtagctcttttattgtttttgtacttattttaatgttattgtagttcatccattggggcaaagaattcagtgacatcgtcatggccactcccacccggtcacatgggtgacaggccactcccacccagtcacatggctggcaagccactcccacatggtcacatggctggcaagccactcccacatggtcacatggccagcaagccactcccacaaaggaggccacacc contains:
- the LOC116504046 gene encoding olfactory receptor 1B1-like, which codes for MDCENGTDIKDFVLLDFSTKPRDQFLFFLLLLLMYSAGLLGNVIMFLLITLDARLQTPMYFLVRSLSVIDVGFMSVTIPQMLVCLITSSRTIPFYSCMAQFFFLYVFGITDHLLVSVMALDRYVAICNPLHYVSVMNQKVCGNLVAGCCIISTLHSMLHAGLLLRLSYRGKNHLAHYFCDHQPLLQLSCSDTSVNEAAIFFEGGLIIFGPLVFIILTYILIVANIMRFTSSGRRKAFSTCGSHLTLVVLFYGAIIAVYFSPTSRYSSQRGSVFALVYTVIIPMSNPYIYSLRNKEVKGAMRNLLGKGSLFPPN